From a region of the Deinococcus terrestris genome:
- the rpsP gene encoding 30S ribosomal protein S16, whose amino-acid sequence MVKIRLSRFGSAHNPHYRIVVTDSRRPRDGGYIENLGHYDPRKTSETYLKVNAERAAYWISVGAQPTQTARRLLKSQGVKVA is encoded by the coding sequence ATGGTCAAGATTCGCCTGTCCCGTTTCGGTTCTGCCCACAACCCCCACTACCGCATCGTGGTGACCGACTCCCGCCGCCCCCGTGACGGCGGCTACATCGAGAACCTGGGCCACTACGACCCCCGCAAGACCAGCGAGACCTACCTCAAGGTCAACGCCGAGCGGGCCGCCTACTGGATCTCGGTCGGCGCCCAGCCCACCCAGACCGCCCGCCGCCTCCTCAAGAGCCAGGGCGTCAAGGTCGCCTGA
- a CDS encoding peptidoglycan DD-metalloendopeptidase family protein, whose protein sequence is MRRNPRWPALVLLSAALLAGAQETSERLQQLQRELSQQRRLSVQQGRELADLRRNIARLSAQGRETLERLETLSGRVAELENETADLARQVQRAERVLAETTAAGEVTQARVTRLQADLRELLQALYRERSGQYLRLLSQSGSLSDLLIRLRYANLSGEQHVTVLEDLRGEVRTLETQREQQAAQKATLEGLQARQLARLEELRESRAETGRLLAELRRDEQGQRTLAARTRAEQAETARTIDELVGAVVKEKARLEAERRRRLEEERRRREAELRRIREERERARLEAERLARIRAEQERQARIARERAEAEAKARAEAEARAKARAEARARAEAKARAEAAARAKAEAEARARAEAAARARARAEAKARAEAQAKAAAAVRAKTEAEARTRARAEAEAKARAEAQARAAAEARTRAEAAARARQQADAIARSQAEARAREAEQSAREQAEREAALAAQREREGRVAQEQAALRERQGQTQQAVAATTQALAPLPASPGPLGFPLPGGRVSQPYGSNGAQWSVLEAAEGTQAVASLPGNVIATTYYASLGWVVLLDHGAKVTAYFGLQDAAVEIGARVGAGTALGTVGGSPIFGPGRMAFQLNEVSGASRRPVPPPF, encoded by the coding sequence GTGAGGAGAAACCCGCGCTGGCCCGCTCTTGTTCTGCTCTCGGCAGCGCTGCTGGCCGGAGCGCAGGAGACCAGTGAGCGGCTCCAGCAGCTTCAGCGCGAACTCTCGCAGCAGCGGCGGCTCAGTGTTCAGCAGGGCCGCGAACTGGCCGACCTGCGCCGCAACATCGCCCGTCTGTCCGCGCAGGGCCGCGAGACGCTGGAGCGGCTGGAGACCCTGTCCGGGCGGGTGGCCGAGCTGGAAAACGAGACGGCCGACCTCGCCCGGCAGGTGCAGAGGGCCGAACGGGTGCTGGCCGAGACGACGGCGGCGGGTGAGGTGACCCAGGCCCGCGTGACCCGCCTTCAGGCCGATCTGCGTGAGTTGCTTCAGGCCCTCTACCGTGAGCGCAGCGGCCAATACCTGCGGCTGCTGTCGCAGTCGGGCAGCCTCTCCGACCTGCTGATCCGGCTGCGCTACGCCAACCTCTCGGGCGAGCAGCACGTCACGGTGCTGGAAGACCTGCGCGGTGAGGTCCGCACGCTGGAGACCCAGCGCGAGCAGCAGGCCGCGCAAAAGGCGACCCTGGAGGGCTTGCAAGCCCGCCAGCTCGCCCGGCTGGAGGAATTGCGGGAGAGCCGCGCCGAGACGGGCCGACTGCTGGCCGAGCTGCGCCGCGACGAGCAGGGCCAGCGCACCCTGGCTGCCCGCACCCGCGCCGAGCAGGCCGAGACGGCCCGCACCATCGACGAACTCGTGGGCGCGGTCGTCAAGGAAAAGGCCCGGCTGGAGGCCGAGCGCCGCCGCAGGCTGGAGGAGGAACGCCGCCGCCGCGAGGCCGAGCTGCGCCGCATCCGCGAGGAACGGGAACGCGCAAGGCTGGAGGCCGAACGCCTCGCCCGCATCCGCGCTGAGCAGGAGCGGCAGGCCCGCATCGCCCGCGAACGCGCCGAGGCCGAAGCGAAAGCCAGAGCCGAGGCCGAGGCGAGGGCCAAAGCCCGTGCCGAAGCCCGCGCCCGTGCGGAGGCCAAGGCCCGCGCCGAGGCTGCCGCCCGCGCTAAGGCGGAAGCGGAAGCCAGAGCACGTGCAGAGGCCGCCGCCCGCGCCCGCGCCAGGGCTGAAGCGAAAGCCAGGGCCGAAGCTCAGGCAAAGGCCGCTGCGGCCGTCCGCGCCAAAACCGAAGCTGAAGCCCGCACGAGGGCCAGGGCCGAGGCCGAAGCGAAGGCCCGCGCCGAGGCCCAGGCCAGGGCCGCCGCCGAAGCCCGCACCAGGGCCGAAGCCGCCGCCCGCGCCCGCCAGCAGGCTGACGCCATCGCCCGCTCCCAGGCCGAGGCCCGTGCCCGCGAGGCCGAGCAGAGTGCCCGCGAACAGGCCGAGCGCGAGGCGGCGCTCGCGGCCCAGCGCGAACGCGAAGGGCGGGTCGCCCAGGAACAGGCGGCCCTGCGCGAGCGCCAGGGGCAGACCCAGCAGGCGGTCGCGGCCACGACCCAGGCCCTCGCGCCGCTGCCCGCCTCGCCCGGCCCGCTGGGGTTTCCGCTGCCGGGGGGCCGGGTCAGCCAGCCCTACGGCTCGAACGGCGCCCAGTGGAGCGTGCTGGAAGCCGCCGAGGGCACCCAGGCCGTCGCCTCGCTGCCGGGCAACGTGATCGCCACGACCTACTACGCCAGCCTGGGCTGGGTGGTGCTGCTCGACCACGGGGCGAAGGTCACCGCGTATTTCGGCCTTCAGGACGCCGCCGTCGAGATCGGGGCGCGGGTGGGCGCGGGCACGGCTCTGGGCACCGTGGGCGGCAGTCCCATCTTCGGCCCCGGCCGGATGGCCTTTCAGCTCAACGAGGTGTCGGGGGCGTCGCGTCGGCCGGTGCCCCCGCCCTTCTGA